The following proteins are encoded in a genomic region of Montipora foliosa isolate CH-2021 chromosome 10, ASM3666993v2, whole genome shotgun sequence:
- the LOC137972897 gene encoding octopamine receptor beta-2R-like: MANDSHHQNRTVTPNFERFSSSECIAWLTVLNIEAVAIVTMNALTIIIYLKEQILRKRSMYLVISLAVADMFVAYILITESLLLGFNCNLWTINLFRSFDIITCFASLAHFFTAASVANLAAISLERMHATFRPFKHRLLKKKIFGAAVAGVWFTAALSTAITCSKRFLGRSDITTIFQGQASYLALRDELIKLSPRIERKFVELKS; the protein is encoded by the coding sequence ATGGCCAATGATTCTCATCACCAAAACAGAACAGTTACTCCAAATTTCGAGCGCTTTTCTTCATCCGAGTGCATTGCCTGGCTGACAGtacttaacatcgaagctgttgctatagtgaccatgaatgcccttacaatcattatttacctgaaagagcaaatccttcgcaagcgtagcatgtacctggtgatcagcctggcggttgcagacatgtttgttgCATACATCTTGATCACTGAGAGTTTGTTATTGGGCTTCAATTGTAACTTGTGGACGATAAACCTGTTCAGGAGCTTTGACATCATCACATGTTTTGCAAGTTTGGCGCATTTCTTTACAGCAGCCTCTGTAGCAAaccttgctgctatttctttggagaggatgcacgcaacttttcgtccattcaagcatcgcctcctgaaaaagaagatatttggagcagctgttgcgggtgtttggtttacagctgccctGTCTACAGCTATCACTTGTTCAAAACGTTTCCTGGGCCGCTCAGATATCACTACTATTTTTCAAGGGCAAGCATCATACCTCGCGCTGCGAGAcgaattaattaaactgtcaCCAAGAATTGAACGCAAATTTGTGGAACtgaaaagttaa